One window of Burkholderia vietnamiensis LMG 10929 genomic DNA carries:
- a CDS encoding ImmA/IrrE family metallo-endopeptidase: MTSLLLRLKLAKQRGEAVLAEEKITDLPVDPYAIAQKHDIVVQAKPDTESGVSGMLLRHGNAFGILYASDIPNEGFQRFSVAHELGHYFLDGHIDHVLPNDGIHTSHAGFSSGDPYEQEADNFAVGLLMPAKPFRRLMGRARLGLADIESAREACKTSLTSTAIRYAELTDDAIAVILSTGGAIDYCILSEAMKSLPDLTWLKRGSPVPKSTVTARFNADGSRVVRAERDEEEIDVLDWLGGKRSSIVREEVIGLGRYGKTLTVLSSRTIGQEAYADEGDDEDDLVERWTPRFKK, from the coding sequence ATGACGAGCCTGCTGCTGCGCCTCAAACTCGCGAAACAGCGCGGCGAGGCCGTCCTTGCCGAAGAGAAGATTACAGACCTGCCGGTCGATCCGTATGCGATTGCCCAAAAGCACGACATCGTAGTGCAGGCGAAGCCAGATACCGAGTCCGGCGTGTCCGGGATGCTGCTGCGGCACGGGAACGCCTTCGGCATCCTCTATGCCTCGGACATTCCGAACGAGGGATTTCAGCGGTTCAGCGTGGCCCACGAGTTGGGCCACTATTTCCTCGACGGTCACATCGATCATGTGCTGCCGAACGACGGCATACATACATCGCACGCAGGCTTTTCATCCGGCGACCCTTATGAGCAGGAGGCGGACAATTTCGCGGTCGGCCTTCTGATGCCGGCGAAGCCCTTTAGGAGGCTCATGGGCCGGGCCCGCCTCGGCCTCGCCGATATCGAGTCCGCACGCGAGGCATGCAAGACATCGCTGACCTCCACCGCCATCCGCTACGCGGAGCTGACGGACGACGCCATTGCAGTCATCCTGAGCACGGGCGGCGCCATTGACTACTGCATCCTATCTGAGGCCATGAAGTCGCTGCCGGACCTGACCTGGCTGAAGCGCGGCTCGCCCGTGCCAAAGAGCACGGTGACCGCGCGATTCAACGCCGACGGCAGCAGAGTTGTTCGAGCAGAGCGCGACGAGGAAGAGATCGATGTTCTGGACTGGCTCGGTGGCAAGCGCTCAAGCATCGTTAGGGAAGAAGTGATCGGACTCGGCCGCTATGGCAAGACACTTACGGTGCTGTCCTCGCGCACGATCGGCCAGGAAGCCTATGCCGACGAAGGCGACGACGAGGACGATCTCGTTGAGCGTTGGACGCCGAGGTTCAAGAAGTAA
- a CDS encoding TerB N-terminal domain-containing protein gives MSSFDAALRVIVAARAIRIVQVELVGICWPILDIKAFPLTDACSVDFPCASPPLVCAEPFIAKRRTFEREPPFDFERDARGRIFQRNIIVQSDCLTGWRLSSKKRETKTMSRKAKKSGAGVGVLVMALLIAIVVAPKGSWTIALVFTLVCVSISALTKKKQLPPTTNSMSTSSAESQSIGPAEVMPKATLETRPEHDEEFLTVTLSSDSTGSSYRIAPPSVESSPKVHWINRGEAVDIAGTTITGGMFFLGTPRRGEGYQGLDACAVVPNSNVAAKGSESSVGPEDYWLSYNSFSAAHRRTYIQWLASDRSDPQLHRGFVQFYLHGLERRVLVDGMQGRVEKGEFDAIATELLRLKTVYSNTLSTSAVDNLLEFISVHSVHPRRQYEQRPGPISNTFEVPLSIRVAFGQASVDKAPVPVEWALAWVLGDGAVNKRTPVTRCAREFRQLFERKYVEKYRDGMRLPVNKTKLRAPASTSFYALREIEYPDYITSLPDLTAVTGPRNKLQELVYECTDALDAYSRFLGRNPDAEGTLESTLLLPVELWQESARLELETLVTSVASSTVVTTFGNLFERFKAAGNLTRDKLATLARVLGEAGVAMEPDVRISGRTPKNTDFVALYTTPPSNSTNLADETYLTLALMVDMAASIAMADGAATEPEIDLIYRQIESWSQMAPRQQDRLKARVQVQIAQPPTLASLKKRLEPLSVDAKRSLATLLIQTANADGVVSPAEVKLLEKVYQMLGLDPQQLYRDLHGNAVVGSPSLSQAHTNAPTLKLVSSQPTFTLDSARIEALQKETAKVSAMLAGVFADEESGAQLVSDHAAALATKSESFSLLGMDDAHSAFLRLLLTRPKWTRAELVDAASDLEMMLDGAIEQVNEAALDHWDEPLIDGDDPIEINQELAQRLAA, from the coding sequence ATGTCCAGTTTCGATGCTGCGCTGCGCGTGATAGTGGCAGCTCGCGCTATTCGCATAGTGCAGGTTGAGCTTGTCGGGATCTGCTGGCCGATACTCGATATCAAGGCGTTCCCGCTAACCGACGCGTGCAGCGTCGATTTTCCGTGTGCCTCTCCCCCTCTAGTGTGTGCCGAACCATTCATCGCGAAGAGGAGAACCTTCGAAAGGGAGCCGCCGTTTGATTTCGAACGCGATGCCCGAGGACGCATATTCCAGCGTAATATAATCGTCCAATCGGACTGCCTGACCGGATGGCGGCTGAGTTCGAAGAAGCGAGAGACCAAAACTATGAGCCGCAAGGCAAAAAAGTCGGGTGCTGGGGTGGGCGTGCTCGTCATGGCCCTATTGATTGCTATCGTTGTGGCCCCGAAAGGGAGCTGGACGATCGCTTTGGTGTTCACCCTTGTCTGTGTAAGCATTTCCGCCCTTACAAAGAAAAAGCAATTGCCCCCGACAACGAACTCCATGAGCACAAGCTCGGCGGAGTCGCAATCTATTGGGCCGGCGGAGGTTATGCCGAAAGCTACATTAGAGACCCGGCCAGAGCACGATGAGGAATTTTTGACAGTAACACTGTCATCTGATTCAACTGGCTCATCCTATCGGATCGCGCCCCCGAGCGTCGAGTCTTCGCCAAAAGTTCACTGGATCAATCGCGGCGAGGCTGTGGACATTGCCGGAACAACGATTACTGGGGGTATGTTCTTTCTCGGTACACCGCGACGAGGCGAGGGGTACCAAGGCCTCGATGCGTGCGCTGTTGTTCCGAATTCGAACGTGGCAGCGAAAGGGAGTGAAAGCTCGGTTGGTCCCGAAGACTACTGGCTGAGTTACAACTCGTTTTCTGCTGCACATCGACGAACATATATCCAATGGCTGGCATCCGACCGGTCAGATCCGCAATTGCATCGAGGCTTCGTACAGTTCTACCTCCACGGACTCGAACGCCGTGTTCTCGTGGATGGGATGCAGGGCCGCGTCGAAAAGGGGGAGTTCGATGCTATCGCGACTGAGCTGCTGCGTCTGAAAACTGTATATTCGAACACGCTTTCCACGAGCGCTGTCGACAATCTGCTCGAGTTCATCTCCGTGCATTCGGTGCATCCCAGGCGGCAGTATGAGCAGAGGCCAGGCCCAATCAGCAACACATTCGAAGTGCCACTTAGCATACGCGTAGCGTTCGGCCAGGCGTCGGTGGACAAAGCGCCCGTTCCTGTCGAGTGGGCCCTCGCGTGGGTGTTGGGTGACGGTGCCGTCAACAAGCGTACGCCGGTGACCCGTTGTGCCCGCGAATTCCGTCAGTTGTTCGAGAGGAAGTACGTTGAGAAGTATCGCGACGGGATGAGACTGCCCGTGAACAAAACGAAGCTTCGAGCGCCTGCGTCCACATCGTTCTACGCGCTCCGCGAAATTGAATATCCCGACTACATTACCTCGTTGCCCGATCTCACGGCCGTGACCGGCCCGAGAAACAAGCTACAGGAGTTGGTGTACGAGTGCACCGATGCACTGGACGCTTACAGCAGATTTTTGGGGCGGAACCCAGACGCAGAGGGTACGCTGGAAAGCACCCTCCTACTCCCGGTTGAGCTTTGGCAGGAGAGTGCTCGACTCGAACTCGAAACACTCGTCACGTCAGTCGCTAGTAGTACCGTCGTGACAACTTTCGGAAATCTGTTTGAGCGGTTTAAGGCAGCAGGGAACCTCACGCGCGACAAGCTGGCGACCCTCGCTCGCGTGCTTGGAGAAGCCGGCGTAGCAATGGAGCCGGATGTGCGAATTTCGGGGCGCACACCGAAGAACACGGATTTTGTGGCGTTGTACACGACGCCACCTAGCAATTCCACAAACCTGGCGGACGAGACATATCTCACGCTAGCGTTGATGGTGGACATGGCTGCTTCGATCGCGATGGCTGATGGGGCGGCGACGGAGCCCGAAATTGATCTCATCTATCGACAGATTGAATCCTGGTCGCAGATGGCCCCACGTCAGCAGGATCGGCTCAAAGCACGTGTGCAGGTGCAGATCGCACAACCGCCGACTCTGGCAAGCCTCAAAAAGCGGCTTGAGCCACTATCGGTGGACGCGAAGCGTTCCCTTGCAACGCTGCTGATCCAGACCGCAAACGCGGACGGTGTTGTGTCGCCGGCGGAAGTCAAGCTGCTAGAAAAAGTGTACCAGATGCTCGGACTCGACCCGCAGCAGTTATATAGGGATCTACACGGTAATGCCGTTGTTGGTTCTCCAAGCTTGTCGCAAGCGCACACCAACGCACCTACGTTGAAGCTTGTGTCGTCGCAGCCGACCTTCACACTTGATTCCGCTCGAATCGAAGCGCTCCAAAAGGAGACTGCGAAGGTATCCGCAATGTTGGCCGGCGTGTTTGCCGACGAGGAGTCGGGCGCCCAGCTAGTTTCGGATCACGCCGCTGCCCTGGCAACGAAGTCAGAGTCCTTTAGCTTGCTCGGGATGGACGATGCTCACTCGGCGTTCCTTCGGCTGCTGCTGACGAGGCCGAAATGGACGCGCGCGGAGTTGGTCGATGCTGCATCTGACCTTGAAATGATGCTAGATGGCGCCATTGAACAGGTCAATGAGGCTGCGCTTGATCACTGGGACGAACCGCTCATTGACGGGGACGACCCAATCGAAATCAATCAGGAACTTGCACAACGGTTAGCAGCATGA
- a CDS encoding tyrosine-type recombinase/integrase → MAQAATLRPAQIRHLLAVTSATSRHPERDCLVLLLGITCGMRVSEIAQIEVQDVLFPSGAIRSEVSLRAAITKGCRQRCVYFTHPKTVSALECYLNHRIARGMGTELTAERYRGLAPSTCLVLAGKGRKFAMNTKRRVNEAGEQVDYAACDSLQSHVTKLYRGAGIRGGSSHSGRRSFASNLVEQGHDLETVQQLLGHAELDHVLPYLDVSDKRLRQMFREVL, encoded by the coding sequence ATGGCCCAAGCTGCAACACTTCGACCGGCTCAAATCCGGCATCTACTCGCCGTCACGTCTGCAACATCGCGCCATCCTGAGCGCGATTGTCTCGTTCTCCTGCTAGGCATTACGTGCGGAATGCGCGTCAGCGAAATAGCTCAAATCGAAGTTCAAGACGTGCTTTTTCCATCGGGCGCTATCCGTTCGGAGGTCAGTCTTCGGGCCGCAATCACGAAGGGTTGTCGGCAACGATGCGTTTATTTCACGCATCCGAAAACGGTTTCGGCCCTGGAGTGCTATCTGAACCATCGCATTGCACGCGGCATGGGAACCGAGCTAACCGCAGAGCGCTATCGCGGACTTGCACCGTCAACGTGCCTCGTCCTTGCTGGCAAGGGTCGCAAGTTTGCGATGAACACCAAGCGCCGCGTCAACGAGGCCGGGGAGCAGGTTGATTACGCTGCGTGTGACAGCTTGCAATCACACGTCACAAAGCTCTACAGGGGCGCTGGGATACGCGGTGGATCGTCCCATTCGGGCCGACGCTCGTTTGCCAGTAACCTCGTTGAGCAGGGGCACGATCTTGAGACGGTGCAGCAGCTTCTAGGTCATGCGGAGCTTGACCACGTTTTGCCGTATCTGGACGTGTCCGATAAAAGGCTCCGACAGATGTTTCGCGAGGTGTTATGA
- a CDS encoding helix-turn-helix domain-containing protein, with amino-acid sequence MTDERTPSDLFQERLRAARELRKWSQGELAEKASMPPSSIAHFESGSRKPSFDTLRRLANALEVTTDYLLGRVDDPTMAQAADPLFRDVSKLTGNDRELAKDFLKMLAERNKQGK; translated from the coding sequence ATGACCGATGAACGTACCCCCTCCGACCTCTTCCAGGAACGACTGAGGGCCGCCCGTGAGTTGCGCAAGTGGAGCCAGGGCGAACTGGCCGAGAAGGCAAGCATGCCGCCCAGCTCGATCGCGCATTTCGAATCCGGCTCGCGCAAGCCGTCGTTCGATACACTCAGACGTCTCGCGAACGCGCTTGAAGTAACGACGGACTACCTGCTAGGTAGGGTCGACGACCCCACAATGGCACAAGCCGCTGACCCGCTCTTCCGCGATGTCAGCAAATTGACAGGCAATGACCGCGAGTTAGCCAAGGACTTCTTGAAGATGCTCGCCGAGCGAAACAAGCAAGGGAAATGA
- a CDS encoding AbrB/MazE/SpoVT family DNA-binding domain-containing protein gives MKTTIRRMGNSQGVLIPKPVLAQLGLESEVEMEVENDAIVLRRPKHKAREGWAEASKALAESGDDALVMGEFSNADDAELAW, from the coding sequence ATGAAGACGACGATTCGCAGAATGGGTAACTCGCAGGGCGTGCTGATTCCGAAGCCCGTCCTTGCGCAACTCGGGCTGGAGAGCGAAGTGGAAATGGAGGTCGAGAACGACGCGATTGTTCTGCGCCGCCCGAAGCACAAAGCCCGTGAGGGGTGGGCGGAAGCAAGCAAGGCTCTGGCCGAGAGCGGCGACGATGCGCTGGTTATGGGCGAGTTTTCGAACGCCGATGACGCGGAGCTTGCATGGTGA
- a CDS encoding SOS response-associated peptidase family protein translates to MCYSAKIQANYREYVRRYGAEMDIETFRRLFFARAAGSDIKIPKAVDAALVGVDEEISAAIAAYRSQRTRKLETDLFEQRTRLAAAEKNLAVKITKKAGEDVRIATDKIEAAQRGLDDLRRRDLQERDSRIFPGWYAPVLIELDGKRVVVPMRYRCRLPGWTEADEKQKPGTYNARLDSLSTAWRKVFGFTHGLVLVDAFFENVKRDGQNVVLRFDPTPRQPMRVACLWTRTEIQGGDDLWSFAAITDDPPPEVEAAGHDRCF, encoded by the coding sequence ATGTGCTATTCGGCAAAAATCCAAGCCAACTATCGTGAGTACGTGCGACGTTACGGTGCCGAGATGGACATCGAGACGTTCCGCCGCCTGTTCTTCGCGCGTGCGGCCGGGAGCGACATCAAGATTCCGAAGGCGGTCGACGCGGCGCTCGTAGGTGTCGACGAGGAAATCTCGGCCGCAATCGCCGCGTATCGAAGCCAGCGAACACGGAAGCTCGAGACGGATCTGTTCGAGCAGCGCACTCGGCTCGCCGCGGCAGAGAAGAATCTCGCCGTGAAAATCACAAAGAAGGCTGGCGAGGACGTCAGGATTGCCACCGACAAGATCGAAGCCGCGCAGCGCGGGCTGGATGATCTTCGCCGTCGGGATCTACAGGAGCGCGATTCCCGGATTTTCCCCGGCTGGTACGCTCCCGTGCTCATCGAGCTCGACGGCAAGCGCGTTGTTGTGCCGATGCGTTACCGGTGCCGTCTGCCAGGCTGGACCGAGGCAGACGAGAAGCAGAAGCCCGGGACTTACAACGCGCGGCTGGACAGTCTGTCGACGGCTTGGCGCAAGGTCTTCGGATTCACGCATGGCCTCGTACTCGTCGACGCCTTTTTCGAAAACGTTAAGCGCGACGGCCAGAACGTCGTGCTGCGTTTCGATCCGACGCCGCGGCAACCGATGCGGGTCGCGTGCCTGTGGACGCGCACCGAGATCCAGGGCGGCGACGACTTATGGTCGTTCGCCGCGATCACCGACGACCCACCGCCGGAAGTGGAGGCAGCTGGCCACGACAGATGTTTCTGA
- a CDS encoding type II toxin-antitoxin system PemK/MazF family toxin yields the protein MVMRGEVWLVALDPTLGSEIQKTRPCVVVSPPEMHDHLRTVIVAPMTSKGRPAPFRIPVTFKRKHGLILLDQIRAVDKVRLVKKEGAIADKTLLDTLRTLQEVFAE from the coding sequence ATGGTGATGCGCGGGGAAGTCTGGTTGGTCGCACTCGATCCGACGCTTGGTAGCGAGATTCAAAAGACGCGCCCCTGTGTGGTCGTTTCACCTCCCGAAATGCACGACCACTTGCGCACAGTCATCGTCGCGCCGATGACTTCCAAGGGGCGTCCAGCGCCGTTTCGGATTCCCGTGACGTTCAAGCGCAAACATGGTTTGATCCTTCTGGATCAGATTCGCGCAGTGGACAAGGTGCGCCTGGTTAAGAAAGAGGGTGCAATTGCCGATAAAACGTTGTTGGATACCCTGCGGACCTTGCAGGAAGTCTTTGCGGAATAG
- a CDS encoding CBASS oligonucleotide cyclase translates to MSQEHVSHAEIVRFAQDRVNLPKDKADVFRAQARRLRERLETYLTEHPDFTLKKMLLAGSLAKGTALRSLNDIDVACYISGAEAPHEVSALLEYLAERLRRAFPNFTADQVKPQTYSVTVSFKGTGLDVDVVPILYDGDPNWYGNLISQDDGSFLKTNIPLHLEFIRKRKRVQPEHFSQVVRLVKFWAARMKAADENFRFKSFMIELLLAKLADDGLSFSDYPEALQHFFTYLARTDLKEEVFFTDNYPASAIGTFSQRVQIIDPVNGLNNVSRLYTDANASAIYEAAIDAGDAIDSALSAPTKQETVYYWQKVFGSAFQG, encoded by the coding sequence ATGAGCCAAGAACACGTTAGTCATGCCGAGATCGTGCGCTTTGCCCAAGACAGGGTCAACCTGCCCAAAGACAAGGCGGACGTGTTCCGTGCCCAGGCCAGACGCCTGCGCGAGCGGCTGGAAACCTACCTGACCGAGCATCCAGACTTCACTCTGAAGAAGATGCTGCTTGCCGGCAGCCTCGCCAAGGGCACGGCACTGCGCTCCCTGAATGACATCGACGTGGCCTGCTACATAAGCGGTGCCGAGGCGCCGCACGAGGTGTCGGCGCTCCTGGAGTACCTTGCGGAGCGGCTGCGCAGGGCGTTCCCAAACTTCACTGCGGACCAGGTGAAGCCGCAGACTTACAGCGTGACGGTGTCGTTTAAGGGCACCGGGCTGGATGTCGACGTGGTGCCGATCCTCTATGACGGCGACCCCAACTGGTACGGAAACCTCATCAGTCAGGACGACGGCTCGTTCCTCAAGACCAACATCCCGCTGCACCTCGAATTCATCCGCAAGCGCAAGCGTGTGCAACCCGAGCACTTCTCTCAGGTGGTCCGGCTGGTGAAGTTCTGGGCAGCGCGAATGAAAGCTGCCGATGAAAACTTCAGGTTCAAGTCGTTCATGATCGAGTTGCTCCTTGCGAAGCTCGCAGACGATGGTCTGTCCTTCTCCGACTACCCGGAGGCGCTGCAGCACTTCTTCACTTATCTCGCGCGCACCGACCTGAAGGAGGAGGTGTTCTTCACCGACAACTACCCAGCGTCGGCGATCGGCACCTTCAGCCAGCGCGTGCAGATCATCGATCCGGTAAACGGCTTGAACAACGTCAGTCGGCTCTACACGGACGCAAATGCCTCGGCGATCTATGAGGCCGCGATCGACGCCGGAGATGCCATCGACTCGGCGCTCTCGGCGCCGACTAAGCAAGAGACCGTCTACTACTGGCAGAAGGTCTTCGGTTCGGCATTCCAGGGATAA
- a CDS encoding H-NS family nucleoid-associated regulatory protein, whose protein sequence is MTTELQDLQAQLRDLNIRLADVKKDEKQAYLAGVQERVALYGITEDELLRAAGFRKARKRQAQAKYYDPSSGKQWSGLGPRPRWLEGKNLDDYLIERAAKPWWPGEDA, encoded by the coding sequence GTGACGACCGAACTACAAGACCTACAGGCTCAGCTCCGCGACTTGAATATTCGACTCGCGGACGTGAAGAAGGACGAGAAGCAGGCGTACTTGGCCGGCGTCCAGGAGCGCGTTGCGCTCTACGGCATCACCGAAGATGAACTGCTACGCGCGGCCGGCTTCCGGAAAGCGCGCAAACGGCAGGCCCAAGCGAAGTACTACGACCCCTCGTCGGGTAAGCAATGGTCGGGATTAGGCCCGCGACCGAGATGGCTCGAAGGCAAGAATCTCGACGACTACCTGATTGAGCGTGCTGCGAAACCGTGGTGGCCCGGAGAAGACGCCTGA
- a CDS encoding ATP-binding protein: MTTIRPKDRDAVLQSLRAGVVPRIGQHLIQVGRQKELDALIQDIARVADGGSSFRVVTGEYGAGKTFFLNLVRAIALEKKLVTVHADLNPDRRLHASGGQARSLYAELAKNISTRTKADGGAMAAIVEKFIGQAKTEAKAAGRTSEEAIRAQLNQLTEMVNGYDFADVIAAYCRGFEEGNEQLKGDAVRWLRGEFTTKTDARAALGVRTIIDDASVYDQLKLMARFVRLAGYSGLLVCLDELVNLYKLANVQARNANYEQILRILNDSLQGSAEGLGFVLGGTPEFLLDTKRGLYSYTALQSRLAENTFATSGLVDYTGPVIRLASLTPEDFYVLLDKIRLVHAFGDEAKAQLPAEAIPAFMAHCAMRLGDQYFRTPRTTITAFINLLAVLEQNPTAEWQQLIGALEVEKDTGGMSDVATEGDDEFASFRLG, translated from the coding sequence ATGACAACAATTCGTCCCAAGGATCGCGATGCGGTTCTTCAGTCACTCCGCGCGGGCGTCGTTCCGCGAATCGGACAACACCTGATTCAGGTGGGTCGTCAGAAAGAACTCGATGCCCTGATCCAGGACATCGCGCGCGTCGCCGATGGCGGATCGAGTTTCCGCGTGGTGACCGGTGAGTACGGTGCAGGCAAGACGTTTTTCTTGAATCTCGTGCGGGCTATTGCCCTGGAGAAAAAACTTGTCACGGTCCACGCGGACCTGAATCCCGACCGCCGATTGCATGCGTCGGGCGGGCAGGCGCGCTCGTTGTACGCTGAACTGGCGAAGAACATCTCAACACGTACGAAGGCTGATGGCGGTGCCATGGCGGCCATCGTCGAAAAATTCATCGGCCAAGCAAAAACCGAAGCAAAGGCAGCAGGGCGAACGAGCGAAGAGGCTATTCGTGCTCAGCTCAACCAGTTGACCGAGATGGTCAACGGATACGATTTCGCCGACGTCATCGCCGCATATTGCCGTGGGTTTGAAGAGGGAAATGAGCAGCTCAAGGGTGATGCCGTTCGCTGGTTGAGAGGTGAGTTCACTACGAAGACGGATGCACGTGCCGCGCTGGGCGTACGCACTATCATTGATGATGCGTCGGTCTACGACCAACTTAAGCTAATGGCACGTTTCGTAAGACTTGCAGGGTACAGCGGGCTGCTGGTGTGCCTCGATGAACTGGTCAATCTTTACAAGCTCGCGAACGTTCAGGCACGGAACGCGAACTACGAACAAATCCTGAGGATCCTGAACGACTCTCTTCAGGGTTCTGCTGAAGGGCTCGGATTCGTCCTCGGTGGCACGCCTGAATTTCTGTTGGACACGAAACGCGGGCTTTACAGCTATACGGCTCTCCAGTCGCGACTCGCAGAAAATACATTCGCCACGAGCGGGCTTGTCGATTACACGGGCCCCGTCATCCGGCTTGCCAGTCTTACGCCGGAAGACTTCTATGTTCTGCTGGACAAGATTCGCCTCGTGCATGCGTTCGGCGACGAGGCAAAGGCGCAACTGCCGGCCGAAGCTATTCCCGCTTTCATGGCTCATTGCGCGATGCGTCTCGGCGACCAATATTTTCGCACGCCACGAACTACGATTACCGCCTTCATCAATCTCTTGGCCGTACTCGAACAGAATCCAACAGCTGAATGGCAGCAACTGATCGGCGCGCTCGAAGTCGAGAAAGACACCGGGGGCATGAGTGACGTGGCGACCGAGGGTGACGATGAATTCGCCAGCTTCCGCCTCGGCTGA